A portion of the Lolium rigidum isolate FL_2022 chromosome 1, APGP_CSIRO_Lrig_0.1, whole genome shotgun sequence genome contains these proteins:
- the LOC124705861 gene encoding bisdemethoxycurcumin synthase-like, producing the protein MACVLDPTRRRPHDLVAFGPVDRPQARWPTGPPGASPVRPDSSPGRLRLGWASRPALPARPRLTGPPAPTRPARPSAASPSWAASPRAPLARPPPCALSCLAGRWAGPTELLDRPGRLLLRSTGLAAGWGDFQPVFYAFFTCWWDTKNLFVELGCSTVSDRFIGSLEQLLCDSADDELAVYNTRMVLFYGLSATFPDFPPKSYLQMSPVSAAVIWPIPSRAGTAAAISLRSHGTCSRSARAYCSAAASRLPADARGIRQAQRSDGPATVLAIGKENPVNCIPQDEYVDWYFRVTNCEHLTKLKAKMKRISRNTGIQNRYFHHDEQMLRDHPEFLDGRLPSIDARQEILAAAVPELAAAAAAKAIAEWGRPAADITHLVVSTYSGAHVPGVDLRVASLLGLRPNVQRTMLYLKACSAGSAALRVTKDMAENNRGARVLVVCADLSIIFFRGPDEARLDTVVAHTLFGDGAGAIIVGADPDTTTESPIFEMVSSSQATVPGTQHVVSGHIGKAGLHYSLSSELPFLVASNIEQCLLDVFQPLGHVISGGWNSMFMAVHPGGRAILDSVQAALELEPEKLAASRRVLRDYGNMAGVSVIFVLDEIRRRSHGEEWGVLVGFGPGITVETMVLRACNRKH; encoded by the exons ATGGCCTGCGTCCTAGATCCTACTAGGAGAAGGCCCCACGACCTAG TGGCCTTTGGGCCCGTGGACCGGCCGCAGGCCCGGTGGCCGACCGGCCCACCCGGCGCctccccggtccgaccggattccTCGCCGGGCCGCCTCCGCCTCGGCTGGGCCTCACGGCCCGCCCTCCCGGCCCGCCCGCGCCTTACCGGGCCGCCCGCGCCCACGCGGCCTGCTCGCCCGAGCGCCGCGTCGCCCAGCTGGGCTGCCTCCCCCCGCGCGCCCCTTGCTCGCCCGCCGCCCTGCGCGCTATCTTGCCTCGCCGGCCGGTGGGCCGGACCGACCGAGCTGCTCGACCGGCCCGGCCGGTTGCtgctccggtcgaccggcctggcagccggctggggcGACTTTCAGCCtgttttttatgcgtttttcacatg TTGGTGGGACACAAAGAATCTTTTCGTTGAGTTGGGTTGCTCCACTGTATCGGACCGTTTCATTGGGAGCTTGGAGCAGCTCTTGTGCGACAGTGCAGATGATGAGCTAGCTGTTTATAATACCAGGATGGTGCTGTTTTACGGATTATCGGCCACCTTTCCTGATTTTCCTCCCAAGTCCTACCTCCAAATGTCACCGGTTAGTGCGGCGGTCATATGGCCAATTCCATCCCGGGCCGGCACTGCGGCCGCCATCAGTTTGCGCAGCCATGGAACCTGCAGCAGAAGCGCGAGAGCTTACTGCTCGGCAGCCGCGTCAAGGCTGCCAGCTGACGCCCGTGGAATCAGGCAGGCGCAGCGGTCGGACggcccggcgacggtcctcgccaTCGGCAAAGAAAACCCAGTGAACTGCATACCGCAGGACGAGTACGTGGACTGGTACTTCCGGGTCACCAACTGCGAGCACCTCACCAAGCTCAAAGCCAAGATGAAGAGAATCA GTCGCAACACGGGGATCCAGAACCGCTACTTTCACCACGACGAGCAGATGCTACGGGATCACCCCGAGTTCCTCGACGGCAGGCTACCGTCCATCGACGCCCGTCAGGAGATCCTAGCAGCCGCTGTGCCGGAGCTCGccgctgccgcggccgccaaGGCTATCGCCGAGTGGGGCCGTCCGGCCGCCGATATCACCCACCTGGTCGTCAGCACCTACTCCGGCGCCCACGTGCCTGGGGTTGACCTCCGCGTGGCCTCGCTGCTCGGTCTCCGCCCCAACGTCCAGCGCACCATGCTCTACCTCAAAGCCTGCTCCGCCGGCTCCGCCGCGCTCCGCGTGACCAAGGACATGGCCGAGAACAACCGCGGCGCGCGCGTCCTCGTGGTCTGCGCCGACCTGTCTATCATCTTCTTCCGCGGGCCAGATGAGGCCCGCCTCGATACGGTCGTCGCCCATACCCTCTTCGGTGACGGTGCAGGCGCCATTATCGTCGGCGCCGACCCCGATACCACTACGGAGAGCCCTATCTTCGAGATGGTGTCCTCCTCGcaggccacggtgccggggactcAACACGTCGTCAGTGGGCACATCGGCAAAGCTGGCCTACATTATAGCCTCTCAAGCGAGCTGCCATTTTTGGTGGCCAGTAATATTGAGCAGTGCCTCCTCGACGTCTTCCAGCCTCTCGGTCATGTAATAAGCGGTGGGTGGAACAGCATGTTCATGGCGGTGCACCCCGGTGGCCGCGCGATCTTGGACAGCGTCCAGGCGGCACTCGAGCTAGAGCCTGAGAAGCTGGCAGCTAGTCGCCGGGTGCTTAGGGACTACGGGAATATGGCTGGAGTCTCGGTTATCTTTGTTCTTGATGAGATTCGGCGGCGCAGTCATGGTGAAGAATGGGGGGTATTGGTTGGGTTTGGACCGGGGATCACTGTCGAGACGATGGTGCTGCGTGCATGCAACCGGAAACACTGA
- the LOC124705873 gene encoding AP-1 complex subunit gamma-2-like — protein sequence MDLSMNPFSSGTRLRDMIRAIRASKTAAEERAVVRRECAAIRAAISGNDQDYRHRNMAKLMFIHMLGYPTHFGQMECLKLIAAAGFPEKRIGYLGLTLLLDERQEVLMLVTNSLKQDLNHSNQFIVGLALCALGNICSAEMARDLAPEVERLLQTRDPNTKKKAALCSIRIVRKVPDLAENFMGSAASLLKEKHHGVLLSAVQLCTELCKASIEALEYLRKRCVEGLVRILRDVSNSSYAPEYDIAGITDPFLHIQVLRLMRTLGQGDADCSEYVNDILAQVATKTESNKNAGNAILYECVETIMGIEATSGLRVLAINILGRFLSNRDNNIRYVALNMLMKAMSVDTQAVQRHRSTILECVKVIVRRTLRYNVL from the exons ATGGACCTTTCCATGAATCCCTTCTCGTCCGGCACACGCCTCCG GGACATGATACGCGCGATACGCGCGTCCAAGAcggccgccgaggagcgggcggtggTGCGGCGGGAGTGCGCGGCGATACGGGCGGCCATCAGCGGGAACGACCAGGACTACCGGCACCGCAACATGGCCAAGCTCATGTTCATACACATGCTCGGCTACCCCACCCATTTCGGTCAGATGGAGTGCCTCAAGCTCATTGCCGCCGCGGGCTTCCCAGAGAAGCGCATCGGCTACCTCGGCCTCACGCTGCTGCTCGACGAGCGGCAGGAGGTCCTCATGCTCGTCACCAACTCCCTCAAGCA AGATCTTAACCACTCCAACCAGTTCATTGTGGGCCTTGCACTCTGCGCTCTAGGGAACATTTGTTCCGCTGAAATGGCGCGCGATCTGGCGCCTGAGGTGGAGAGGCTGTTGCAAACTAGGGACCCAAATACAAAGAAGAAG GCTGCCTTGTGCTCTATACGAATCGTAAGAAAAGTTCCAGACTTGGCAGAGAACTTCATGGGTTCTGCTGCATCATTACTCAAGGAAAAACATCACGGAGTTCTGCTATCTGCTGTCCAGCTGTGCACAGAACTCTGTAAAGCCAGCATTGAAGCATTGGAGTACTTGAGAAAG CGCTGTGTCGAAGGTTTGGTCCGGATACTGAGAGATGTGTCCAACAGTTCGTATGCTCCAGAATATGACATTGCTGGCATTACAGATCCATTCTTACATATCCAAGTTCTGAGACTCATGCGGACCTTAGGTCAAGGGGATGCGGACTGCAGCGAGTACGTGAATGATATTCTTGCCCAG GTTGCAACAAAAACTGAATCAAACAAGAATGCTGGAAATGCTATTTTATATGAATGTGTTGAAACCATAATGGGCATTGAAGCTACTAGTGGGTTACGTGTACTGGCAATTAACATTCTGGGTAGATTCTTGTCCAACCGTGATAACAATATAAG ATACGTTGCTCTAAATATGCTTATGAAGGCCATGTCAGTTGACACGCAAGCAGTGCAAAGGCACAGGTCAACAATTCTAGAGTGTGTCAAGGTAATCGTGCGTAGAACTCTACGTTATAATGTGCTTTAG